The DNA region GGGAGGAGGTCAAGAGCGGCCAGGAACAGACCGGGCTGGAGAGCTTCATGTAGGGGTGGTTCCAGTCGGATCCGGCCCCCGGCCCGGTCGACGCCGGTTGTCAATCCCACAAATTGACTTTCCGATTCGAAAAAGACGCTCGTGGAAACTCGAAACTATTATCAGCGTCAGTACCGTGTTTTAGGACGACCGAAACACATGGCTGTACTCGAAATAGACAACCTGCAGGCGAAAGTCGCAGAGGACGGCGGCGAGCAGATCCTCCGGGGCGTGGATCTGGAAGTCGAGTCGGGCGAGATCCACGCGCTGATGGGTCCCAACGGCTCGGGCAAGTCCACACTGGCGAAGATCATCGCGGGTCACCCGGCCTACGAGGTCACGGGCGGCGAGGTCCTGCTGCACATCGAGGAGGACGAGTTCGAGGACATCGAGGTCCCCGAGGACATGCGGACGTGGGACCTCCTCGACCTGGAGCCCAACGAGCGCGCGGCGCTGGGCATCTTCCTGGCCTTCCAGTACCCCGCCGAGATCGAGGGCGTGACGATGGTGAACTTCCTCCGGACGGCGCTGAACGCCAAGCTCGAGGAGCGCGAGGAGCTCTTCGAGGACGAAGAGGAGGAGGAAGCCGAGGCCGACGACGGCGGTGACACCAAGGAAGACGCCGCGGGCTACGACACCTCCCCGATGGAGGGGCCCGCCGACGAGGGCGAGGTCGGCGTCGCCGAGTTCCAGGAGATCCTCCAGGAGAAGATGGAGCAACTGGACATGGACGAGAAGTTCGCGAACCGCTATCTCAACGCGGGCTTCTCCGGCGGCGAGAAGAAGCAAAACGAGGTCCTCCAGGCCGCGATCCTCGAGCCGTCGATCGCCGTGCTCGACGAGATCGACTCCGGGCTGGACATCGACCGCCTGCAGGACGTCTCGACGGGCATCAACGCCCTGCGCGACGAGCAGGGCGCGGGCATCCTGCAGATCACCCACTACCAGCGCATCCTCGACTACGTCGAGCCGGACCACGTCCACGTGATGCTCGACGGCGAGATCGCGAAGTCGGGCGGCGCGGAGTTGGCCGAGACCCTCGAAGACGAGGGGTACGACTGGGTCCGCGAGGAAGTCTACGAGGCGGCGTGACCGTGCACAACGTCTTCCGTCTGCACACCAAACCTACGATACAACAATGAGCTCAGACCAAGACCATCTCAAGGAGACCGACACCGAGGCCCGCT from Halosimplex halophilum includes:
- a CDS encoding ABC transporter ATP-binding protein encodes the protein MAVLEIDNLQAKVAEDGGEQILRGVDLEVESGEIHALMGPNGSGKSTLAKIIAGHPAYEVTGGEVLLHIEEDEFEDIEVPEDMRTWDLLDLEPNERAALGIFLAFQYPAEIEGVTMVNFLRTALNAKLEEREELFEDEEEEEAEADDGGDTKEDAAGYDTSPMEGPADEGEVGVAEFQEILQEKMEQLDMDEKFANRYLNAGFSGGEKKQNEVLQAAILEPSIAVLDEIDSGLDIDRLQDVSTGINALRDEQGAGILQITHYQRILDYVEPDHVHVMLDGEIAKSGGAELAETLEDEGYDWVREEVYEAA